A single region of the Eleginops maclovinus isolate JMC-PN-2008 ecotype Puerto Natales chromosome 16, JC_Emac_rtc_rv5, whole genome shotgun sequence genome encodes:
- the elfn1a gene encoding protein ELFN1 — protein sequence MTLREAPMACSSGVVMSALFWSVAIVYFTHIGRVSGDCWLIEGEKGFVWLAICSQNQPPYEAIPQHINSTIVDLRLNENKIKSIQYSALSRFANLTYLNMTKNDISYIEDGAFSAQFNLQVLQMGFNKLRNLTEGILRGLGKLQYLYLQANLIETVTPNAFWECPNLENIDLSMNRIQQLDGSTFTTLTKLTTCELYTNPFNCSCELFGFVKWLSIFPNRTNERMVCDSPPGVSGYSLLSQNPTKPAYRNALYILTTVCTDDYVTPLIPMPTESTTPPPDSTLCGLEDCPSGTEPEDITISTTYTDIEVNPVMKLKQVTNTGATITVQIPHPYKKMYILVLYNNSFFTDIQNLKDIKEDIDLKNLKPHTNYTYCVASIRNSLRHNHTCLTITTGPWNGKDRAVNNATATHYIMTILGCLFSMVIFLGIVYFCLRKKRQQDEKHKKAGSLKKNIIELKYGQELEGATISRMSQKQLFAGESMARMPYLPSAAEMEQYKFQEISETPKMMKGNYMEVRSMDHHERRECDMGMPGNSQGSVAEISTIAKEVDKVNQIINNCIDALKSESTSFQGKSGAVSNAEPQLVLLSEHPQNKSGLLSPVYTDSYHHSLQRHRTSDVSPKRPSTATGGPMRSPRPYRSESKYIEKTSPSGETLLTVTPAAAILRAEAEKMRQYSDHRHSYPDAQIEELDGPDGHKSSMLEPLTHSRSRDLSYSQLSSQYHNLSYSSSPEYYCKPSHSIWEKFKFNRKRNKDEEYMAAGHALRKKVQFAKDEDLHDILDYWKGVSSQQKS from the coding sequence ATGACTCTCAGAGAAGCACCAATGGCCTGCAGCTCAGGTGTGGTGATGAGTGCCTTGTTTTGGTCTGTAGCCATTGTATATTTCACTCATATTGGCAGAGTCAGTGGAGACTGCTGGTTGATTGAGGGTGAAAAGGGCTTTGTTTGGCTTGCAATTTGTAGCCAAAACCAACCACCTTATGAGGCCATCCCACAGCATATCAACAGCACCATTGTTGACCTTCGTCTAAacgaaaacaaaatcaaaagtaTCCAATACTCTGCCCTTAGTCGCTTTGCCAACTTGACTTACCTGAACATGACGAAGAATGACATTTCCTACATAGAGGATGGGGCCTTTTCTGCTCAGTTTAACTTACAAGTTCTTCAAATGGGCTTCAACAAGTTGCGGAACCTGACAGAGGGGATCCTCAGGGGTTTAGGAAAGCTGCAGTACCTCTACCTCCAGGCAAACCTGATTGAGACTGTGACACCCAATGCCTTTTGGGAATGCCCCAACCTTGAGAATATTGACCTCTCTATGAACAGAATCCAGCAGTTAGACGGGTCCACGTTTACCACTTTAACTAAACTGACCACCTGCGAGCTGTACACCAACCCATTCAACTGCTCCTGTGAATTATTTGGTTTTGTCAAATGGCTCTCAATTTTCCCTAACAGGACAAATGAGCGGATGGTCTGCGACTCCCCACCTGGTGTCTCTGGTTACAGTTTATTGAGCCAGAATCCAACCAAACCAGCATATCGAAATGCGCTTTACATACTCACCACTGTGTGTACTGATGACTATGTGACACCATTAATTCCCATGCCCACTGAATCCACGACACCCCCACCGGACTCGACCCTCTGTGGACTGGAAGATTGCCCCTCAGGCACGGAACCAGAAGACATTACCATCAGTACAACCTACACTGACATTGAAGTAAACCCTGTGATGAAATTGAAGCAAGTAACAAATACAGGAGCCACCATCACGGTTCAGATCCCTCACCCCTACAAGAAGATGTACATTCTGGTTCTGTACAACAACAGCTTTTTCACAGATATTCAAAACCTGAAAGATATAAAGGAGGACATTGACCTTAAAAACCTAAAACCCCACACTAACTACACGTACTGTGTTGCTTCAATACGTAATTCTCTTAGACACAACCACACCTGTCTGACAATCACTACCGGCCCATGGAATGGAAAGGACAGAGCAGTGAACAATGCGACTGCTACTCACTACATCATGACGATTTTGGGCTGCCTCTTCAGCATGGTCATTTTTCTGGGCATAGTCTACTTTTGCTTGCGAAAAAAGCGTCAGCAAGatgaaaagcacaaaaaagCAGGCAGTCTGAAGAAAAATATAATAGAACTGAAATACGGACAAGAGCTGGAGGGGGCGACTATTTCTCGAATGTCGCAGAAGCAGTTGTTTGCCGGGGAGAGCATGGCACGTATGCCATACCTACCATCTGCTGCTGAAATGGAGCAATACAAGTTTCAAGAGATAAGTGAGACTCCTAAAATGATGAAAGGGAATTACATGGAGGTGCGGAGCATGGACCACCATGAACGCAGGGAATGTGACATGGGGATGCCTGGGAATAGCCAGGGGTCGGTGGCAGAGATTTCCACCATTGCAAAAGAAGTGGATAAAGTCAATCAGATTATTAACAACTGTATAGATGCTCTCAAATCAGAATCCACCTCTTTTCAAGGGAAGTCTGGAGCAGTGTCCAATGCAGAGCCCCAGCTTGTGCTGTTATCTGAACACCCACAGAATAAATCTGGCCTTCTGTCCCCAGTGTATACAGACAGCTATCACCACTCCCTGCAGAGGCATCGGACTTCTGATGTCTCGCCAAAGAGGCCCAGCACTGCCACAGGAGGGCCCATGCGCAGCCCAAGGCCTTATCGCTCTGAATCCAAGTACATAGAGAAAACCTCCCCATCAGGAGAGACCCTGCTCACTGTAACCCCCGCTGCCGCCATCCTGAGGGCTGAGGCGGAGAAGATGCGTCAGTACAGTGACCACCGTCACTCTTACCCCGACGCTCAGATAGAGGAGCTAGATGGTCCTGACGGCCACAAGTCCTCCATGTTAGAGCCCCTCACTCACTCCCGCAGCAGAGACTTATCATATTCCCAGCTGTCATCTCAGTATCACAATCTAAGCTACTCCTCCAGTCCCGAATACTACTGCAAACCTTCACACAGCATCTGGGAGAAATTCAAATTCAACCGGAAACGGAACAAGGACGAAGAGTACATGGCTGCGGGCCATGCACTGCGTAAGAAAGTCCAGTTTGCAAAGGATGAGGACCTGCATGATATTTTAGACTACTGGAAAGGTGTATCATCCCAACAGAAATCATAA